Proteins from a single region of Desulfobacter postgatei 2ac9:
- a CDS encoding class I adenylate cyclase, producing the protein MDDSNPGFDRQTFDDYWKGLDEQQRKNLLLRAPQWPVYLGLLPILSSVFSTHYPLREAGRKSLTAMTFVIRKNIETPLVDKPLREAQADAFQGAALIYRKIFVQMSFSDKSTLIQALMNIGSIGAFFAFKAIYLERVSPDVIKKCIKDLDDRLRLTFADQYLQADPAIRLRFASLFRYVLAGVKQRRAVTWYYADLFDRGRDVDPCLNNIDASLRDPSLIEDNELLSPDPQDRIAGLKAISMMRSRVPLRIFKKVLTRETVKKVRMAVYSLIENSSFGQYPELFEPVFEQFKNARTNEAVCAFKALVLTGRHPFHKLMEMVRETYPSIIPIIHMEISELSRLSFFAFQDIALNKDVYQGENYDINLACIFGMIKKRPERVVRILKENIEICGSDRIRKEVDRLMVKTQNLLLKERKSIAAQFKDIQTELPEKKSIATFFKSILKDPVQKKLNDLKQRIVPQDLDFHKAVIRDQDWSGMDLTRSVLNLTHAQIVDTLLTGVHVSVGICRNTLFYNMNLDGAIFDLTCFDNAIFVNVSAQNTKFSQCSFQNASFYNCNLNGADMSDALFIGAVMSKCSFNETNLTCAVFAHARLSGLSFTNACLHMADFTHAGARFCRFASHAAVDLRSRGLNYNDREYQLSFNDLPRIDPRVANEINMLIFCEFVHFGQAKFFKQNKLSLLAAFDVFKPEQADFFQLLPLLIHENIAMPETSKLLPSTPCGVTDYLPSRETERVGRHYLGGANVLVRRHPDPRILGVYSMGSVGSLAQTAESDIDYWICIDEKQLGRQATDLLRRKLDALESMALERFKIQVTFFLVDIFKARDNDFGGSSQESSGSAQARLLKEEFYRTMIHVAGRLPLWTALPTSISSNYYNLIFDCINRLPGTKRYIDLGDIHAVPLNEYFGASVWQMFKWLKSPFKSVIKMALLEKYMNTYGREPMLCNEYKNEWMNSGTHLKPGQNDSYIILINTMIQFYMKSGDTHSIKLLLTCFFLKLGITKQSELDFSVFGLRRNLLERCLREWGWTLETVFEVGRFRSWPYTAIHRLSLTIEQYMMTRYTDLKSRFRDDPGGLAISEQDRMVLERKVDIQFQDKPGKIKKLLLISGGDRHFSRLYLRYLDTPGKRYGQWKLIHKPSIQAQMDEETILTASSVEEIGAWLIHNHLYTDHTFLTMAPNPTEVSHDSIEKLYRAMHDFFTPELSKPVSFDALRKMPSITRLFVSVNFYAEKPSGRISDFTLVYLNSWEEMFLRAARLSVPAADLEPVKKQICMGLGLKQLPEKTVFHIPRRGSSMMF; encoded by the coding sequence ATGGACGACTCTAATCCTGGATTTGATCGTCAGACCTTTGATGATTACTGGAAGGGCCTTGATGAACAACAGCGTAAGAATTTGCTCCTTCGGGCACCACAATGGCCTGTCTATCTTGGCCTTCTGCCTATTTTAAGCAGTGTTTTTTCGACCCATTACCCTCTAAGAGAAGCGGGAAGAAAAAGTTTGACCGCAATGACTTTTGTCATTCGGAAGAATATTGAAACTCCGCTGGTTGATAAACCGTTAAGAGAGGCTCAGGCCGACGCCTTTCAGGGCGCGGCCCTGATTTACCGCAAAATCTTTGTGCAAATGTCATTTTCAGATAAAAGCACCCTTATCCAGGCGCTTATGAATATTGGCAGCATCGGTGCTTTTTTTGCATTTAAGGCTATTTACCTGGAACGGGTTTCCCCTGACGTCATAAAAAAATGTATCAAGGACCTGGATGACCGGCTTCGGTTGACTTTTGCCGACCAGTATCTGCAGGCAGACCCTGCCATTCGCCTGCGTTTTGCAAGCCTGTTTCGCTATGTGCTTGCCGGTGTCAAACAGCGCCGGGCTGTAACCTGGTACTATGCCGACCTGTTTGACCGGGGACGGGATGTTGATCCTTGTTTGAACAATATCGACGCCTCGTTGCGGGACCCTTCCCTCATAGAGGACAATGAACTTTTGTCCCCGGATCCCCAAGATCGGATTGCCGGCCTTAAGGCCATTTCAATGATGCGATCAAGGGTGCCTTTACGGATTTTCAAAAAAGTGTTGACCCGGGAAACGGTAAAAAAGGTCAGGATGGCTGTGTACAGTCTGATTGAAAATTCGTCCTTTGGGCAGTACCCGGAGTTGTTCGAGCCTGTGTTTGAGCAGTTTAAAAATGCCAGGACAAATGAGGCTGTCTGCGCCTTTAAAGCCCTTGTTTTGACCGGCAGGCACCCTTTTCATAAGCTTATGGAGATGGTTCGGGAAACCTACCCTTCCATTATTCCCATCATCCATATGGAAATTTCAGAGCTGTCCAGACTCTCATTTTTTGCGTTCCAGGACATTGCCCTGAACAAGGATGTCTATCAGGGTGAAAATTATGATATCAACCTGGCATGTATTTTCGGCATGATTAAAAAACGTCCGGAACGGGTGGTCAGGATTTTAAAGGAGAATATAGAAATTTGCGGCTCGGACCGGATCAGGAAAGAAGTGGACAGGCTCATGGTAAAAACCCAGAACCTGTTGCTCAAGGAACGTAAGAGCATTGCCGCTCAATTCAAGGATATCCAGACGGAACTGCCTGAAAAAAAGTCCATAGCCACCTTTTTTAAATCCATACTCAAAGATCCGGTCCAAAAGAAACTGAATGATTTAAAGCAGCGGATTGTCCCCCAGGATCTGGATTTTCACAAGGCGGTTATCCGGGACCAGGATTGGTCCGGAATGGATTTGACCCGATCCGTTCTTAATCTAACCCATGCACAGATTGTGGATACGTTGTTAACCGGTGTTCATGTGTCCGTCGGTATATGCCGCAATACCTTGTTTTACAATATGAATCTGGATGGGGCCATATTTGATTTGACCTGCTTTGATAATGCCATTTTTGTCAATGTGTCCGCCCAAAATACAAAATTCAGTCAGTGCAGTTTTCAGAATGCCTCTTTTTATAATTGCAATTTAAACGGGGCAGACATGAGCGATGCCCTGTTTATTGGGGCTGTAATGTCAAAATGCTCATTTAATGAAACCAACCTGACCTGTGCTGTTTTTGCACACGCACGACTATCCGGTCTTTCCTTTACCAATGCCTGCCTTCACATGGCGGATTTTACCCATGCCGGGGCCCGGTTCTGCCGGTTTGCATCACATGCGGCCGTGGATCTGCGTAGCCGGGGTCTCAATTATAATGACAGGGAATACCAACTCAGCTTCAATGACCTGCCAAGAATTGATCCCAGGGTGGCCAATGAAATAAATATGCTCATTTTTTGTGAATTTGTTCATTTCGGGCAGGCAAAATTTTTCAAACAGAATAAATTGAGTCTTCTGGCGGCCTTTGATGTTTTTAAACCGGAGCAGGCGGATTTTTTTCAGCTTTTACCTTTACTGATCCATGAAAATATTGCCATGCCGGAAACCAGCAAGCTCCTGCCATCAACGCCTTGTGGTGTAACGGATTATCTGCCGTCAAGGGAGACTGAACGGGTTGGCCGGCACTATCTGGGCGGTGCCAATGTCCTGGTCCGCCGGCATCCGGATCCCCGGATCCTTGGGGTGTATTCCATGGGAAGTGTTGGGTCTTTGGCCCAAACTGCTGAGTCTGACATTGATTACTGGATTTGTATAGATGAAAAACAGTTGGGCCGTCAGGCAACCGATCTTTTGCGCCGGAAGCTTGATGCCCTGGAAAGCATGGCCCTGGAGCGGTTTAAAATTCAGGTCACCTTTTTTCTTGTGGATATTTTCAAGGCCCGGGATAATGATTTCGGCGGTTCCTCCCAGGAAAGTTCAGGCTCTGCCCAGGCCCGGCTGCTCAAGGAGGAGTTTTACCGGACCATGATCCATGTGGCAGGCAGACTGCCCTTGTGGACGGCGCTTCCCACCAGCATCAGCAGCAATTATTATAATCTGATTTTTGACTGCATCAATCGTTTGCCCGGTACTAAACGGTATATTGACCTGGGTGATATTCATGCCGTACCCCTTAATGAATATTTTGGCGCGTCTGTCTGGCAGATGTTTAAATGGCTGAAAAGTCCTTTTAAATCAGTTATTAAGATGGCCTTACTCGAAAAGTACATGAATACCTATGGCCGGGAACCCATGCTGTGCAATGAGTATAAAAATGAATGGATGAATTCAGGGACCCATCTGAAGCCTGGACAGAACGATTCCTATATTATTTTGATCAATACCATGATTCAGTTTTATATGAAGTCAGGGGACACACATTCCATCAAGCTTTTGCTCACCTGTTTTTTTCTCAAACTGGGGATTACAAAACAATCGGAGCTGGACTTCAGTGTTTTTGGCCTGCGACGCAATCTTTTGGAGAGGTGCCTGCGGGAATGGGGCTGGACCCTGGAAACGGTGTTTGAGGTCGGCCGGTTCAGATCTTGGCCTTATACCGCCATTCACCGCCTTTCCTTAACCATTGAACAGTATATGATGACACGGTACACGGACCTTAAAAGCCGCTTCAGGGATGATCCCGGCGGGCTGGCTATTTCCGAGCAGGACCGTATGGTCCTTGAGCGTAAGGTGGATATCCAGTTCCAGGACAAGCCGGGTAAAATTAAAAAACTGCTTTTAATTTCAGGTGGTGACCGTCATTTTTCAAGGCTTTATCTCAGATACCTGGACACGCCCGGGAAAAGATATGGCCAGTGGAAATTGATCCATAAACCATCTATCCAGGCCCAGATGGATGAAGAAACGATCCTCACGGCAAGTTCTGTGGAAGAGATCGGGGCCTGGCTGATTCACAACCACCTTTATACGGACCATACTTTTTTGACCATGGCGCCTAATCCCACGGAAGTTTCCCACGACAGCATTGAAAAACTTTACAGGGCCATGCATGATTTTTTTACCCCTGAACTATCAAAACCGGTTAGCTTTGATGCATTGAGGAAGATGCCGTCCATTACCCGTCTGTTTGTTTCCGTCAATTTTTATGCGGAAAAACCCAGCGGCAGAATTTCAGATTTTACACTGGTCTACCTGAATTCCTGGGAGGAGATGTTTTTGCGCGCAGCAAGGCTTAGCGTGCCGGCTGCGGATCTTGAACCGGTGAAAAAACAGATCTGCATGGGGCTTGGTCTAAAGCAGCTGCCCGAAAAGACTGTTTTCCATATCCCAAGACGGGGGTCTTCAATGATGTTTTGA
- the ptsP gene encoding phosphoenolpyruvate--protein phosphotransferase, whose translation MKINRTVKDQIILRGISGSPGICIGKAYLVDREGVNLIKRYPVSPDMLPNEIDRFKNAVDKAKKDHAKAIDALGDDLSENLNILETHMVLFKDKMLYGKTIETITNDQINAEWALRRVSRRISRMFDQINDPYLRARGNDIIQVSDKIMNYLVGEADLRISEINKRVIIVAHDLSPADTSQIQLEHIKGFVTDRGGKDSHTSIVAKSLKIPSVIGLGNVTANINNDEILIVDGSAGIVIINPDEDTLFRYEDKMARFEAYRADIERDSHLPAITADGIPINLLANIELVEEVVSAKDNKAAGIGLFRTEFLCLDLNRLPTEDQMLQKYKELVELMQPAPVTIRTLDINGDKFNPYIDPVEEANPALGLRAVRFCLENEAVFIAQIKAILRAAAFGNIKLLIPMISCVEEIIGVKSCIDKAVIELESEDRIFNKDIPLGIMIEVPSAVMMARELAGYVDFFSIGTNDLIQYSMAIDRRNSRVAHLYQALNPAVLKMIRLIVDAATEKDIELVMCGEMAGDPINIPVLLGLGLTNLSMNAGAIPVIKKMIRSMNVSKARKDVQIILGFQTVREIVDYIQREYRELLPYKDNEE comes from the coding sequence ATGAAAATAAATAGAACCGTTAAGGATCAAATCATTCTCAGGGGGATCAGCGGTTCTCCCGGTATCTGTATTGGAAAGGCGTATCTTGTTGACCGGGAGGGTGTTAATCTTATTAAGCGTTATCCTGTAAGCCCGGATATGCTCCCCAATGAAATAGACCGGTTTAAAAATGCAGTGGATAAAGCCAAAAAAGATCATGCCAAGGCCATTGATGCTTTAGGGGATGATTTAAGTGAAAATCTCAATATCCTTGAAACCCATATGGTTTTGTTCAAGGATAAAATGCTTTACGGCAAAACCATTGAGACCATTACCAATGACCAGATCAATGCGGAGTGGGCACTTCGCCGGGTGTCCAGGCGTATCAGCCGGATGTTTGATCAAATCAATGATCCGTATCTTCGGGCCAGGGGAAATGATATTATCCAGGTCTCGGACAAGATAATGAATTATCTGGTGGGGGAGGCTGACCTCCGGATCAGCGAAATCAACAAACGCGTCATCATTGTCGCCCACGACCTTTCTCCCGCAGATACCAGTCAGATCCAGCTTGAACATATCAAGGGATTTGTAACGGACAGGGGCGGTAAGGACTCCCATACCAGTATCGTGGCAAAATCCCTGAAAATTCCGTCGGTTATAGGGCTCGGTAATGTTACGGCAAATATCAATAATGATGAGATCCTTATCGTAGACGGTTCCGCCGGGATTGTTATCATTAATCCGGATGAAGATACCCTGTTCCGGTATGAAGATAAGATGGCACGGTTTGAAGCCTACCGGGCCGATATTGAACGGGATAGCCATCTGCCCGCAATCACTGCCGACGGGATACCCATTAATCTTCTTGCCAATATAGAGCTTGTCGAAGAGGTGGTCTCTGCCAAGGATAATAAAGCGGCCGGCATCGGACTGTTTAGAACGGAATTTTTATGTCTGGACTTAAACAGACTTCCCACCGAGGACCAAATGCTTCAAAAATACAAGGAGTTGGTGGAACTAATGCAGCCGGCGCCGGTGACCATCCGGACCCTGGATATTAACGGGGACAAATTTAATCCTTATATAGATCCGGTGGAAGAGGCCAACCCCGCATTAGGTTTGAGAGCCGTCAGGTTTTGTCTGGAAAATGAAGCTGTTTTTATCGCCCAGATCAAAGCCATTTTGCGGGCCGCGGCTTTTGGTAATATCAAACTGCTGATTCCGATGATTTCCTGTGTTGAGGAAATTATTGGCGTAAAATCATGTATTGACAAGGCGGTGATTGAACTTGAGTCCGAAGACAGAATATTTAATAAGGATATTCCGTTGGGTATTATGATTGAGGTGCCTTCCGCCGTGATGATGGCCCGGGAACTTGCCGGATACGTTGATTTTTTCAGTATCGGCACCAATGATTTGATTCAGTACTCCATGGCCATTGACCGGCGTAATAGCAGGGTGGCACACCTTTACCAGGCGTTAAACCCTGCGGTGCTGAAAATGATCCGTCTCATTGTGGATGCGGCAACCGAAAAGGATATTGAGCTGGTTATGTGCGGTGAAATGGCAGGTGACCCCATTAATATCCCTGTGCTTCTTGGTTTGGGCCTGACCAATTTGTCAATGAATGCCGGTGCCATCCCTGTCATAAAGAAAATGATTCGGTCCATGAATGTCTCTAAAGCACGGAAGGATGTCCAGATCATCCTCGGTTTTCAAACGGTACGGGAAATTGTCGATTATATTCAAAGGGAATACAGAGAACTTCTGCCCTACAAGGATAACGAGGAATAA
- a CDS encoding N-6 DNA methylase, producing the protein MTSNQQRAALQRQIWQIANDVRGAVDGWDFKQYVLGTLFYRFISENFSSYIEADDDSINYAELSDDIITPDIKGLFADFDTSSNRLGNTVTDKNTRLAAVIKGLAGLDFGDFQGNHIDLFGDEKPFDAIVSNPPYSVKWIGADDPTLINDDRFAPAGVLAPKSKADFAFVLHALSYLSSKEQVDHFAQSIDNDRIAANDYNLSVSSYVEAKDNPEVIDIAKLNVELKTTVAKIDRLRSDIDTIVAEIEG; encoded by the coding sequence ATGACAAGTAACCAACAACGCGCGGCACTGCAGCGCCAGATCTGGCAGATCGCCAATGATGTTCGAGGCGCAGTGGATGGCTGGGATTTTAAGCAATATGTACTCGGCACCCTGTTTTACCGCTTTATCAGTGAAAACTTTTCCAGCTACATCGAAGCCGACGATGACAGCATCAACTATGCCGAGCTTTCAGATGACATTATCACCCCGGACATAAAAGGGTTGTTTGCCGATTTCGACACCAGCAGCAACCGCCTCGGCAACACAGTTACCGACAAGAACACCCGTCTGGCTGCTGTAATCAAGGGGTTGGCCGGACTGGACTTCGGTGATTTTCAAGGCAACCATATTGACCTGTTTGGCGATGAAAAACCCTTTGATGCCATCGTCTCCAACCCGCCCTATTCAGTGAAGTGGATAGGCGCAGACGACCCGACGCTGATTAACGATGACCGCTTTGCACCCGCCGGTGTACTCGCCCCCAAATCCAAGGCCGACTTTGCCTTTGTGCTGCACGCGCTCAGTTATCTTTCCAGTAAAGAGCAGGTGGATCACTTTGCCCAATCCATAGATAACGACCGGATAGCTGCCAACGACTACAATCTTTCCGTCAGCAGCTATGTGGAAGCCAAAGACAACCCCGAGGTGATTGATATTGCAAAGCTCAATGTCGAGCTGAAAACCACCGTTGCCAAGATTGACCGGCTACGCTCGGACATTGATACCATTGTTGCGGAGATTGAGGGATGA
- a CDS encoding HPr family phosphocarrier protein: MTINLDFQYSVFRQTTVVNALGMHARPAAVIAGMAQDAGGNIWLSDGKSIVDAASIIEMISLCAVTGTKVSIFAEKEEDSALADKIKNFFDVGFGENENK; the protein is encoded by the coding sequence ATGACTATAAATTTGGATTTTCAATATTCAGTATTCCGGCAGACAACGGTTGTCAATGCATTAGGAATGCATGCGCGGCCTGCGGCAGTAATTGCCGGGATGGCCCAGGACGCAGGTGGTAACATCTGGTTGTCAGATGGAAAAAGCATTGTGGATGCCGCAAGCATTATTGAAATGATATCCCTGTGTGCGGTGACAGGGACAAAGGTGTCCATTTTTGCAGAAAAAGAAGAAGATTCAGCCCTGGCAGATAAGATTAAAAATTTTTTTGATGTTGGATTCGGGGAAAATGAAAATAAATAG
- the mads1 gene encoding methylation-associated defense system helix-turn-helix domain-containing protein MAD1, with protein sequence MEDRWLSVDEIGDYLGIKRDTVYKWISEKGMPAHKIGRLWKFKKDEVDQWVRSGGAAAGNEQDDANKAE encoded by the coding sequence ATGGAAGACAGATGGTTGTCCGTGGATGAAATTGGTGACTATCTCGGGATCAAGCGAGATACCGTCTATAAATGGATAAGCGAAAAAGGCATGCCAGCCCATAAGATCGGCCGTCTTTGGAAATTCAAGAAAGATGAAGTGGACCAATGGGTACGGTCAGGCGGTGCGGCTGCAGGCAATGAACAAGATGATGCAAACAAAGCCGAATAA
- a CDS encoding TIGR00730 family Rossman fold protein — MRTPHPIEYPIDDFKSGESWRLFKIMGEFVEGIDELHDLGPAISIFGSSRTAKGHPDYETARKTAACFAAGGYAVITGGGPGIMEAANMGALEQNGESVGLKITLPFEEKSNAYMTRSLDFNYFFIRKVMFVKYAQAYIIMPGGLGTMDEMFETLTLVQTRRIRKMPVILMNKEFWAGLVDWIKKSLAATGLISAKDMELFSLVDTPEQALKIVNNFYNRS; from the coding sequence ATGAGAACGCCCCATCCCATTGAGTACCCCATTGATGATTTCAAGTCCGGTGAATCATGGCGCCTGTTTAAAATTATGGGCGAATTTGTTGAAGGTATAGATGAACTTCATGATTTAGGACCTGCCATATCTATTTTCGGCTCCTCAAGAACAGCCAAGGGGCATCCCGATTATGAAACCGCAAGGAAGACGGCAGCCTGTTTTGCAGCCGGCGGTTATGCGGTCATTACAGGAGGGGGGCCGGGAATAATGGAAGCGGCAAACATGGGGGCCTTAGAGCAGAACGGGGAGTCCGTAGGGTTAAAAATCACCCTGCCCTTTGAAGAAAAGAGCAATGCCTATATGACCCGGTCTTTGGACTTTAATTACTTTTTTATCCGAAAAGTCATGTTTGTAAAATATGCCCAAGCCTATATCATTATGCCCGGAGGACTTGGCACAATGGATGAAATGTTTGAGACCCTGACGCTGGTCCAGACCCGGCGCATCCGAAAAATGCCTGTCATTTTAATGAACAAAGAATTCTGGGCCGGACTTGTGGACTGGATTAAAAAGTCACTTGCCGCAACCGGATTAATCTCTGCCAAGGATATGGAACTGTTTTCATTGGTTGACACCCCGGAACAGGCCCTTAAAATAGTAAATAACTTTTACAACCGGTCTTAA
- the smpB gene encoding SsrA-binding protein SmpB, translated as MNEKYTKLIATNKKARHNYHIDDEYEAGIVLVGSEVKAIREGRVSFKDSYADIKRGEVFLRQLHISPYEFSYNANHEAMRTRKLLLHSYEIRKLVGKIKEQGYTLVPLKIYFKNDKIKILLGLGKGKKLYDKRESIKQRDVKRDMDRDIKKYS; from the coding sequence ATGAACGAAAAATATACCAAACTGATTGCCACCAATAAAAAAGCCCGGCACAATTACCACATTGATGATGAATATGAAGCCGGCATTGTGTTGGTGGGCTCAGAAGTCAAAGCCATCAGAGAGGGCAGGGTCAGTTTCAAGGACTCTTACGCAGATATTAAACGCGGAGAAGTTTTTTTACGCCAACTTCATATTTCTCCCTATGAGTTCTCATACAATGCCAACCATGAAGCCATGCGGACCCGGAAACTTTTATTGCACAGTTATGAAATTAGAAAACTTGTCGGAAAAATAAAAGAACAGGGATATACCCTGGTGCCGTTAAAAATATATTTTAAAAATGATAAAATAAAAATTCTCCTTGGCCTTGGTAAAGGCAAAAAGCTTTACGACAAAAGGGAATCCATCAAGCAGCGGGATGTGAAACGGGATATGGATCGTGACATAAAAAAATATTCCTGA
- a CDS encoding GxxExxY protein: protein MKPRMHTNRHELLLKDEVFQVVGCAMEVLNTLGHGLLEKPYENALVVEFQQQGIPFAQQPRFPVTYKSVNVGEYIPDLIVFDKIIVDTKAIEKIGNNEKAQIINYLKITGLRVGLVLNFKHAKLEWERIVL from the coding sequence ATGAAACCACGAATGCACACGAATAGACACGAATTACTTCTGAAGGATGAGGTGTTTCAGGTTGTGGGCTGTGCCATGGAAGTATTGAATACACTGGGTCATGGCTTGCTGGAAAAACCGTATGAAAATGCTCTGGTGGTTGAGTTTCAACAACAAGGAATTCCTTTTGCTCAACAACCTCGATTTCCCGTTACATATAAATCGGTGAACGTCGGTGAGTATATCCCCGACTTGATTGTTTTCGATAAAATCATCGTGGACACAAAAGCGATTGAAAAGATCGGCAACAATGAGAAAGCTCAAATTATAAACTACTTAAAAATCACTGGCCTGAGAGTCGGCCTGGTACTGAACTTTAAGCATGCCAAACTGGAATGGGAGAGAATTGTTTTATGA
- a CDS encoding BRO-N domain-containing protein, producing the protein MSKKEAIQVFEDRKVRTLWDDDTEEWYFSIVDVVAVLTDSVNPTAYWRKLKERLKKEGNQTVTDCHGFKMQAADGKMRKTDCADTEQLFRLIQSTVCVKQVVAFFSNEVPSSTAQFSHGLRRAIGGPFSAMRELCYTVPYSNGYAACLSAVFSAFCCLNFFKVTVVPGSQFLVLPDHLSGCFDLAF; encoded by the coding sequence ATGAGCAAAAAAGAGGCGATACAAGTTTTTGAAGACCGCAAGGTTCGTACCTTGTGGGATGATGATACGGAAGAATGGTATTTTTCCATTGTTGATGTGGTGGCCGTATTAACGGACAGCGTGAACCCGACAGCGTATTGGCGTAAACTCAAAGAACGCCTGAAAAAAGAGGGCAATCAAACCGTGACAGATTGTCACGGTTTCAAAATGCAGGCGGCTGACGGCAAAATGCGAAAAACCGATTGCGCCGATACCGAGCAGCTTTTCCGCCTGATCCAATCCACGGTGTGTGTCAAGCAAGTTGTCGCCTTTTTTTCAAACGAAGTTCCAAGCTCTACCGCACAATTCTCTCATGGCCTCCGACGAGCAATTGGGGGCCCATTCTCGGCCATGAGAGAATTGTGCTATACCGTGCCATACTCAAACGGTTATGCAGCTTGCTTATCAGCCGTCTTTTCAGCTTTTTGCTGTTTAAATTTTTTCAAAGTAACCGTTGTTCCAGGTTCCCAATTCCTTGTCCTTCCAGACCATCTTTCAGGATGTTTCGATTTGGCTTTCTGA
- the fic gene encoding protein adenylyltransferase Fic: MILENKLGITNQVELAKVEEKISKQKARQLFDTGDIDRVKVGTFEGLAFIHSYLFGEIYHFAGKIREVNIAKGNFRFAPVMYLEASLNHIDSMPQSNVDEIIEKYVEMNIAHPFREGNGRATRIWLDLMLKKEIRKVIDWNQVDKEEYLSAMERSPVKDVEIKVLLKSALTDRIDDRALFMKGIDVSYFYEGYSEFKTEEL, translated from the coding sequence ATGATTTTAGAAAATAAACTGGGCATCACCAATCAGGTTGAACTGGCTAAAGTCGAAGAAAAAATAAGCAAACAAAAAGCCCGCCAGCTTTTTGATACGGGCGACATTGATCGGGTAAAGGTCGGAACCTTTGAAGGACTGGCCTTCATTCATAGCTATCTGTTTGGGGAGATTTATCATTTTGCGGGAAAAATCCGCGAGGTGAATATTGCCAAGGGCAATTTTCGTTTTGCACCGGTGATGTATTTGGAAGCATCCCTGAACCACATCGATTCCATGCCGCAGAGCAACGTGGATGAAATCATCGAAAAATATGTCGAGATGAACATCGCCCACCCCTTTCGGGAAGGCAACGGCCGCGCCACACGCATCTGGCTGGATCTTATGTTGAAAAAAGAGATCCGAAAGGTCATCGACTGGAACCAGGTCGATAAAGAGGAATACCTGTCCGCCATGGAGCGCAGCCCGGTAAAAGATGTGGAAATCAAGGTGCTGCTGAAAAGTGCGCTGACCGACCGGATCGATGACCGCGCCCTGTTCATGAAAGGCATCGACGTCAGCTATTTCTATGAAGGCTATAGCGAATTTAAAACCGAGGAGCTGTAG